A region from the Armatimonadota bacterium genome encodes:
- a CDS encoding prepilin-type N-terminal cleavage/methylation domain-containing protein, whose protein sequence is MRKNMKANKGFTLIELLIVIAVIAILAAIAIPNLLSSRKAANESSAISSLRTLVSAQETFRARSASHLYASSLTGANTVALFVADGDAANLIDPVLATGIKSGYTFSAPVSTDAFANTYGFTAAPTTVGSSGDRFFSVDQTGVIRAGSAAVAVGAGTPIQ, encoded by the coding sequence GTGCGCAAGAACATGAAAGCCAACAAGGGCTTCACCCTGATCGAACTCTTGATCGTCATCGCGGTCATCGCCATTTTGGCGGCCATCGCGATCCCGAACCTGCTCTCCAGCCGCAAGGCCGCGAACGAGTCCAGCGCTATTTCCTCGCTGCGCACCCTGGTTTCTGCGCAGGAGACATTCCGCGCCCGCAGCGCCAGCCACCTTTATGCCAGTTCCCTGACCGGCGCTAACACGGTCGCCCTGTTCGTCGCCGATGGCGATGCCGCCAACCTCATCGACCCGGTGCTGGCCACCGGTATCAAGAGCGGTTACACGTTCAGCGCGCCAGTCTCGACGGACGCCTTCGCCAACACCTATGGCTTCACCGCCGCACCGACGACCGTTGGTTCTTCCGGCGACCGCTTCTTCTCCGTGGACCAGACGGGCGTTATCCGCGCCGGCTCCGCTGCCGTTGCAGTGGGCGCAGGCACCCCGATCCAGTAA
- a CDS encoding prepilin-type N-terminal cleavage/methylation domain-containing protein: MSLIANAYRRRPRGFTLVELLIVITVILILAGLAIPNMLESRMAANESSAIGSMRVISKAMETYQLRNVGGNYAYPSHIQDLGALVPPELDPILASGQKSGYAFAGGGDASNYAITACPIQFGTTGRRSFFIDASGAIRSVVNNGAPATATDPVLQ; this comes from the coding sequence ATGTCTTTGATAGCAAACGCGTACCGCCGCCGGCCGAGAGGCTTCACACTCGTGGAGCTGTTGATCGTGATCACGGTCATCCTTATCCTGGCAGGGCTTGCCATACCGAACATGCTGGAGTCCCGGATGGCCGCCAACGAGAGTAGCGCGATCGGTTCGATGCGCGTCATCTCGAAGGCGATGGAGACCTATCAGCTGCGGAACGTGGGCGGGAACTACGCCTATCCCTCCCATATCCAGGACCTGGGGGCGCTCGTGCCACCGGAACTGGACCCGATTCTCGCGTCAGGGCAGAAGTCCGGATACGCTTTCGCGGGCGGCGGCGACGCCAGCAACTACGCCATCACCGCGTGCCCCATTCAATTCGGGACAACCGGCCGGCGTTCGTTCTTCATCGACGCGAGCGGCGCAATTCGATCCGTTGTGAACAACGGGGCCCCCGCCACCGCAACGGATCCGGTCCTGCAGTGA
- a CDS encoding O-antigen ligase family protein gives MDNRERLAAQQARRALERLAVLVLFLTPLLMNPLGQSLCGRIKIAAMWAAAGGAGFLFSRLRKAALPSRLLWPGVFWMLATLVTVMAAVSRVSSAWAALNLLPGAVLALAFAEVARKAGARRRLMLALVASAGISSAYAIAQHYALDLLQGGAANRAYAAAGTVGSPVYLGAFLALALPFALAISRMRRSPRWLTPAIAAIVVALVLTYARAAWVAAAAGLIVTIYAAGRGSSRPLNPSLGGIAMIIMMALPIVWTRSHSAAFALSAPLGAFLIWWLASLPGFSAARRALAVGLAVAALAVFADTHLPGSAARTERRATAETQAASARKTLWGVASGLFGQRPFLGYGPDGYRIAASTIAHDSVNMPDALLLPHQNAQSEWYSAAVEGGALGLVAWALLVVLIAGLASDRAREEAGLLARKGRPVPTPGGSPTAMRRADTAAAVFGAIAAFVIQGSFTPRAPTTTLCLALCWGLTAALEPVVRRRWTVPAHATRIAGYGWGAAAIVAALSTLGADTASGFGAHLRAQGRPGAAVPYYRAASLIDPSEVGYRRALGETALEAAAAKSGMEVMGPAEDAAEAYSANLAAEPRNGIWRAGLAQALCYLNTREAVTQARQAVREAPVSSTTWMALSRAYRASGNAYGEKYTLRAAIESEPLDPSAYVRLAGIFRDENRPDLSDRLLGWAADSYPDHPELAPWRGKGLTR, from the coding sequence ATGGACAACAGAGAACGGTTGGCGGCACAACAGGCACGGCGCGCCCTTGAGAGGCTGGCCGTCCTGGTTCTGTTTCTCACTCCGCTGCTGATGAACCCGTTGGGGCAATCGCTTTGTGGGAGGATCAAAATCGCCGCGATGTGGGCGGCCGCCGGCGGCGCCGGATTCCTCTTCAGCAGATTGCGCAAGGCGGCGCTGCCATCGCGACTCCTCTGGCCAGGGGTGTTCTGGATGCTCGCAACGCTCGTTACGGTGATGGCGGCGGTATCGCGGGTCAGCAGTGCGTGGGCGGCGCTGAACCTGCTGCCGGGGGCTGTGCTGGCGCTGGCCTTCGCGGAGGTGGCGAGGAAGGCGGGGGCGCGTCGGCGGTTGATGCTCGCGTTGGTCGCATCGGCCGGCATCTCCTCGGCCTACGCCATTGCGCAGCACTACGCCCTCGATCTTCTCCAAGGGGGCGCGGCGAATCGGGCATATGCGGCGGCAGGCACGGTGGGTTCACCCGTTTACCTGGGGGCGTTCCTCGCGCTGGCGCTGCCGTTTGCGCTGGCGATTTCCCGGATGCGGAGGAGTCCTCGCTGGCTGACACCGGCCATCGCGGCGATCGTCGTCGCGCTGGTGTTGACCTATGCGCGCGCCGCGTGGGTAGCGGCAGCGGCGGGACTGATCGTGACGATTTACGCCGCGGGCCGGGGTTCTTCCAGGCCGTTGAATCCCAGCCTCGGCGGGATAGCGATGATCATCATGATGGCGCTCCCAATCGTCTGGACGCGTTCCCATTCCGCGGCATTCGCGCTTTCGGCGCCGCTGGGCGCCTTCCTCATATGGTGGCTCGCATCGCTGCCGGGATTCAGCGCCGCCCGACGTGCGCTTGCGGTCGGCCTGGCCGTTGCCGCACTAGCCGTGTTCGCGGACACGCATCTACCCGGCTCGGCGGCGCGTACGGAGAGGCGGGCCACCGCCGAAACTCAGGCGGCGTCGGCTCGCAAGACGTTGTGGGGCGTCGCCAGCGGCCTCTTCGGCCAGCGGCCGTTCCTGGGTTACGGCCCGGATGGCTATCGGATCGCGGCGTCGACGATCGCCCACGATTCTGTAAATATGCCTGACGCCCTCCTGCTGCCGCACCAGAACGCGCAAAGCGAGTGGTATTCCGCGGCCGTTGAAGGCGGCGCACTCGGACTTGTGGCCTGGGCGCTCCTCGTGGTGTTGATCGCGGGCCTGGCCTCGGACCGGGCGCGGGAAGAAGCCGGCCTGTTGGCCAGGAAGGGGCGGCCGGTTCCGACACCGGGCGGGAGTCCAACTGCAATGCGCCGCGCAGACACGGCCGCCGCGGTTTTCGGCGCGATCGCCGCGTTTGTTATCCAGGGAAGCTTCACTCCTCGCGCGCCAACCACCACGCTGTGCCTGGCGCTGTGCTGGGGGCTGACGGCGGCGCTGGAGCCTGTTGTCCGCAGGCGTTGGACCGTACCCGCCCACGCAACCCGAATCGCCGGATATGGCTGGGGCGCCGCGGCCATCGTGGCAGCTCTCTCAACCCTTGGAGCGGACACTGCGAGCGGTTTTGGCGCGCACTTAAGAGCGCAAGGCCGGCCGGGGGCAGCCGTGCCGTATTACCGCGCGGCATCCTTGATCGACCCGTCGGAAGTTGGCTATCGTCGCGCGCTGGGTGAGACAGCGCTGGAAGCCGCCGCAGCGAAAAGCGGCATGGAGGTGATGGGACCGGCGGAGGACGCTGCCGAGGCGTACTCGGCAAACCTCGCCGCCGAGCCGCGCAACGGCATATGGCGCGCGGGGCTGGCGCAAGCGCTTTGCTATCTGAACACGCGTGAGGCCGTTACGCAGGCACGCCAGGCCGTGCGGGAAGCGCCGGTATCGTCCACAACCTGGATGGCCCTTTCGCGCGCCTACCGGGCCAGCGGAAACGCTTACGGCGAAAAGTACACGTTACGCGCCGCCATCGAGTCGGAGCCGTTGGACCCGTCGGCGTATGTGCGCCTTGCCGGCATTTTCCGGGACGAAAACCGGCCGGATCTGAGCGATCGTTTGCTCGGTTGGGCGGCGGATTCCTATCCGGACCACCCCGAACTCGCGCCGTGGAGGGGAAAAGGCCTGACGCGGTAG
- a CDS encoding VOC family protein, with product MIGPIDHIAFRVDDLEKALAFYTGVIGLEVADRFEIDFEDGTHANCAALNAGSIQIFISEGVGDGGVVKEWVRLHGNALHHVAYAVPDIHAAVKDLKAKGVEFLSADILEDANLLQIFTKPVAQTGVIHEIIQRKGNKSFSTNNVKRLMESTRG from the coding sequence ATGATAGGACCAATCGACCACATCGCCTTCCGCGTGGACGACCTGGAGAAGGCGCTGGCTTTCTACACCGGCGTGATCGGGCTGGAGGTGGCGGACCGGTTTGAGATCGATTTTGAGGACGGAACGCACGCCAATTGCGCCGCGTTGAACGCCGGCTCGATCCAGATTTTCATCAGTGAAGGCGTCGGCGACGGCGGGGTAGTGAAGGAGTGGGTGCGCCTGCACGGCAACGCGCTGCACCACGTGGCCTACGCCGTGCCGGACATCCACGCCGCAGTAAAAGACCTCAAGGCAAAGGGCGTGGAGTTTCTCTCCGCCGATATCCTGGAGGACGCCAACCTGCTCCAGATCTTCACCAAGCCCGTTGCCCAGACGGGGGTCATCCACGAGATCATCCAGCGCAAGGGCAACAAGTCGTTCAGCACCAACAACGTGAAACGCCTGATGGAGAGCACGCGGGGCTGA
- the mraZ gene encoding division/cell wall cluster transcriptional repressor MraZ, whose protein sequence is MYSGSTTHNLDSKGRLVLPVKLREAFEAPYVLTRGFSGCIALYPPAQWQTILDKLGRIADTDKKALALRRFYMGAATEVTPDEAGRVLIPKYLRDKAEIQGDVVVIGNGNVAEIWSLEKWNGYDDAELNDDKVIEFANELVPEGMTNPLPTQTLNEER, encoded by the coding sequence ATGTATTCCGGCTCCACAACCCACAACCTGGACAGCAAGGGTCGCCTCGTTCTTCCCGTGAAATTACGGGAGGCGTTCGAGGCGCCCTACGTCCTGACGCGCGGGTTCAGCGGCTGCATCGCGCTCTACCCGCCGGCTCAGTGGCAGACGATCCTCGACAAACTGGGCCGGATCGCCGACACCGATAAGAAGGCCCTCGCTTTGCGGCGGTTCTATATGGGCGCCGCCACCGAAGTGACGCCGGATGAGGCGGGACGGGTGCTGATTCCGAAATACCTTCGGGACAAGGCGGAAATCCAGGGCGACGTGGTGGTTATCGGCAACGGCAACGTGGCCGAGATCTGGAGCCTGGAGAAGTGGAACGGGTACGATGACGCCGAATTGAACGACGACAAGGTCATCGAGTTCGCCAATGAGCTCGTTCCCGAGGGGATGACGAACCCCCTGCCCACGCAAACGCTGAACGAAGAACGATGA
- the lnt gene encoding apolipoprotein N-acyltransferase, translating to MSGLLLAACFPPFGWDTLVWFALIPLLWSLSGATPKQAVGRGYLMGLAFMGGVGLFTTSFGEGVIWMAVLPWALFTAIEALWFIPIAVALAAVLRRSRVAILAGVPAIWAVAEWARGSGTYGFPFGGLSTPAVATPVAQWASIGGCYMVSAMVAFAGTALFLLVRGDRAGRRAGIAGLIVVLLATGIGYGMSEWARAGAADSDHQFGTVLCVQGDSNDAWSSAGGYRAFEAMRAATLKAGGGAGLIVWSESSAPGAILADPALLQRATDVPARLDAPLLTGAIGYGASGAPFNAAVLFGPDRSVAGIYRKRQLVPFGEFVPLRHVLPFLGDFGVVERDEEPGMKYEVLSAGDLRLGVPICFESASPKAARAFVREGANLLVVITNDAWFGRTGMAVQHLEAARLRAIETRRWVVRCGHTGISALISPSGEVQESLPLGQAGTLSGTVGLRNDRTPYVRFGDWFVALCALAGAWAVGYGRKK from the coding sequence TTGTCCGGTTTGCTCCTGGCGGCATGCTTTCCGCCGTTCGGGTGGGATACCCTCGTCTGGTTCGCCCTGATTCCACTGCTGTGGTCGTTGAGCGGCGCGACGCCGAAACAGGCGGTCGGCCGCGGCTATCTGATGGGTCTGGCATTCATGGGCGGGGTCGGCCTGTTCACGACCTCATTCGGCGAGGGCGTGATCTGGATGGCGGTCCTGCCGTGGGCGTTGTTCACGGCGATCGAGGCGCTCTGGTTCATCCCTATCGCGGTGGCGCTGGCCGCGGTGCTGCGGCGCTCCAGGGTGGCGATTCTGGCCGGCGTGCCCGCGATCTGGGCGGTTGCAGAATGGGCGCGGGGCAGTGGCACCTATGGCTTCCCGTTCGGCGGTCTGTCAACGCCGGCCGTCGCGACACCGGTGGCGCAATGGGCCTCGATCGGCGGTTGCTATATGGTGAGCGCGATGGTCGCGTTCGCGGGAACCGCGTTGTTCCTTTTGGTCCGAGGGGATCGCGCCGGGCGACGCGCCGGTATAGCTGGTCTCATCGTTGTGCTGTTGGCAACGGGCATCGGCTATGGGATGAGCGAGTGGGCGCGAGCAGGCGCGGCGGACAGCGATCATCAATTTGGGACGGTGCTGTGTGTTCAGGGCGACTCCAACGATGCGTGGAGCAGCGCCGGGGGCTACCGCGCGTTCGAGGCGATGCGGGCGGCGACGCTGAAAGCCGGCGGAGGGGCCGGCCTCATCGTGTGGTCGGAATCTTCTGCGCCGGGGGCCATCCTGGCGGACCCGGCGCTCCTTCAGCGAGCGACCGACGTTCCGGCCCGCCTCGATGCGCCGCTGCTGACCGGCGCCATCGGGTACGGGGCAAGCGGCGCGCCGTTCAACGCCGCCGTTCTGTTCGGGCCGGATCGAAGCGTCGCGGGGATCTATCGAAAGCGACAATTGGTGCCGTTCGGGGAGTTCGTTCCGCTCCGCCACGTGCTGCCGTTCCTGGGCGATTTCGGGGTTGTGGAACGCGATGAAGAGCCGGGGATGAAGTACGAAGTGCTCTCGGCGGGGGATTTGCGTCTAGGCGTGCCGATCTGCTTCGAATCGGCGTCTCCCAAAGCCGCCCGAGCGTTCGTTCGCGAAGGGGCCAACCTCCTGGTGGTCATCACCAACGACGCCTGGTTCGGGCGCACCGGCATGGCGGTCCAGCACCTGGAGGCGGCGCGACTACGGGCCATCGAGACGCGCCGCTGGGTCGTCCGGTGCGGCCATACCGGCATCTCCGCGCTCATTTCGCCTTCCGGCGAGGTCCAGGAATCGCTGCCGCTCGGACAGGCGGGCACCCTCAGCGGCACAGTGGGCTTGCGTAACGACCGTACCCCGTATGTGCGGTTCGGCGACTGGTTCGTGGCGCTGTGCGCGTTGGCAGGCGCCTGGGCAGTCGGGTATGGGCGGAAGAAGTAA